The following proteins come from a genomic window of Candidatus Zixiibacteriota bacterium:
- a CDS encoding serine/threonine protein kinase, with product METSLPKRIFQYEIHDLIGCGQNGEVYKGADPTSGSEVVVKLLHPEVTADNGFRHRCRKLLNTARGLDHPNLAVLHDIIEHDNRIVLVSEFVQGESLEQMFAGTPVAVASFLDKAVQMAQGLEHLHHAELVHGNLHPSNILVTPDGQIKLTDFCLPRRLTDSQSELGGFRPGTVAFASPEEVRHEQPLPSSDLFSLGAVYYLMLSGRPPFPGQSVTDLSRQILTRRPDYAAISGRRVPGEIILLLRRMMSAKDDERCAESSELLVTLEAISGFQRDSKEHRGSHARTQSHRFYLLLSLLAILMVLLWSVIAKNHP from the coding sequence ATGGAAACAAGTCTGCCCAAACGGATTTTCCAGTACGAAATCCACGACTTGATCGGCTGCGGCCAAAACGGTGAAGTCTACAAAGGCGCCGACCCAACCAGCGGGTCGGAAGTGGTGGTGAAGTTGCTGCACCCTGAGGTCACCGCCGACAACGGTTTCAGGCATCGGTGCCGAAAACTGCTGAACACAGCCCGCGGTCTGGATCATCCCAACCTGGCCGTTCTGCACGATATCATCGAACATGACAACCGGATCGTGCTGGTGTCTGAGTTTGTCCAGGGGGAGTCGCTTGAGCAGATGTTTGCGGGGACACCGGTGGCCGTTGCGAGTTTCCTGGACAAAGCGGTGCAAATGGCTCAGGGCCTGGAGCACCTACACCATGCGGAACTTGTCCACGGCAATCTGCATCCCTCGAATATTTTGGTTACTCCCGACGGTCAGATCAAACTCACGGATTTTTGTTTGCCCCGCCGCCTTACCGACAGCCAGTCCGAACTGGGCGGCTTCCGACCCGGCACGGTGGCCTTTGCTTCGCCTGAGGAGGTTCGACACGAACAACCTCTGCCGTCTTCCGACCTGTTTTCGTTAGGCGCCGTTTACTACCTTATGCTGAGTGGTCGGCCACCCTTTCCCGGCCAGAGTGTTACCGACCTGTCGCGCCAAATACTCACTCGCCGCCCGGACTATGCCGCCATCAGCGGGCGCCGGGTCCCGGGAGAAATCATCCTGCTGCTAAGGCGCATGATGTCGGCGAAAGATGACGAAAGGTGTGCCGAAAGTTCTGAACTGCTTGTCACACTTGAGGCTATATCCGGGTTTCAGCGCGATTCGAAGGAGCACCGAGGCAGTCACGCCAGGACCCAGTCGCATCGATTCTACCTGCTTTTGTCGCTATTGGCCATTCTGATGGTGCTTTTGTGGAGCGTCATCGCCAAAAACCACCCATAA
- the amrB gene encoding AmmeMemoRadiSam system protein B codes for MDDTEREIRKPAVAGMFYPKAPGELAKMIAGFFAEVDKPAVGGHPIGLIAPHAGYPYSGRLAARAYKLLDGHQFDSVVIISPSHTVFFQGAAVYDGHAYETPLGLVEIDQDLSSDLSTIHPSVYASRKGHATGSARGEHALEVQLPFLQVVLGRFKLVAIVMGDQEEDTTRALGEVLASGLRGTNSLLIASTDLSHFHGEKEARKLDATVQAAVDKFDPGLLMRTLENGKGEACGGGPMAAVMAAAKRLGGTEVGFTDYTTSGATTGDFDNVVGYLAAAITGAKPEVVDRSMMGVQAAKPEMQEVSNLDRPRLHQIARDAIMARLQGKSYTPPVIESLDKKRGLFVTLTIDGRLRGCIGQIRAQEPLYEAVAEMAQAAAFEDPRFPELSKDEASQIETEISVLSPLVRVHDFDEIEVGRHGLMIKLEMHSGLLLPQVATEHGWDRIQFLEETCMKAGLSRNSYKDRLAEIYKFAGEVF; via the coding sequence ATGGACGATACCGAACGTGAAATACGAAAACCGGCCGTAGCCGGGATGTTTTATCCCAAGGCGCCGGGTGAACTGGCCAAGATGATCGCTGGGTTTTTTGCCGAGGTGGACAAACCGGCCGTCGGCGGACATCCCATCGGTCTGATAGCCCCTCATGCCGGCTACCCGTACTCGGGACGGCTGGCGGCACGAGCCTACAAATTGCTGGACGGTCATCAGTTTGACAGCGTGGTGATAATCTCGCCGTCGCACACCGTCTTTTTTCAGGGAGCGGCCGTCTACGACGGTCATGCCTATGAGACGCCCTTGGGTTTGGTCGAGATCGACCAGGACCTTTCGTCGGACCTCTCGACCATCCATCCCTCGGTATATGCCTCACGCAAAGGTCACGCTACCGGCAGCGCTCGTGGTGAGCATGCTCTGGAAGTCCAACTGCCGTTTTTGCAGGTGGTGCTGGGCAGGTTCAAGCTGGTGGCCATCGTGATGGGGGACCAGGAAGAAGACACCACCCGCGCCCTGGGCGAGGTGTTGGCCTCGGGACTTCGCGGCACCAACAGCCTGTTGATCGCCTCGACCGATCTGTCGCATTTCCATGGTGAGAAAGAAGCGCGAAAACTCGATGCCACCGTGCAGGCGGCGGTAGATAAGTTCGATCCGGGCTTGTTGATGAGAACATTGGAAAACGGCAAAGGTGAGGCCTGCGGCGGTGGACCTATGGCTGCTGTGATGGCGGCTGCCAAACGTCTCGGTGGCACAGAAGTTGGCTTCACCGACTATACTACGTCCGGCGCTACGACCGGAGACTTCGACAATGTGGTCGGATACCTGGCAGCGGCCATCACCGGTGCCAAACCGGAAGTGGTCGATAGGTCCATGATGGGTGTTCAGGCGGCCAAGCCTGAGATGCAGGAGGTATCGAACCTGGATCGTCCGCGGCTTCATCAAATTGCGCGCGATGCTATCATGGCCCGCTTGCAAGGCAAGTCTTACACGCCGCCGGTGATCGAAAGCCTCGACAAAAAGCGCGGGCTGTTTGTGACGTTAACCATCGATGGCCGACTGCGCGGCTGTATCGGTCAGATTCGTGCGCAGGAACCCTTGTATGAAGCGGTGGCCGAGATGGCTCAGGCGGCGGCTTTTGAGGACCCACGCTTTCCTGAATTGTCCAAAGACGAGGCGTCACAGATTGAGACTGAGATTTCGGTCTTGTCGCCATTGGTACGGGTGCATGATTTCGATGAAATCGAAGTTGGCCGCCACGGCTTGATGATAAAACTCGAGATGCATTCCGGATTGTTGTTGCCGCAGGTAGCTACCGAGCATGGTTGGGACCGTATCCAGTTCCTTGAGGAAACCTGTATGAAGGCGGGTCTTTCACGCAATTCTTACAAAGACCGCCTGGCCGAAATCTACAAATTCGCCGGGGAAGTTTTTTAG
- the yihA gene encoding ribosome biogenesis GTP-binding protein YihA/YsxC: MPSPSTTWEKRSYNVLKIKQCEFVGSFFALDKIPRDRRPQIAFAGRSNVGKSTLLNHLVGQRKMAKVSNTPGKTRSLNFFLINDRFNFVDLPGYGYAKVSKTERASWARLIEGYLKTSKQLSGLVFLLDCRRDPSEDDFQMLDWLADNQLPSIVVVTKTDKLNRDKTRRKLEQVQAQLGLPTIGFSSLARVGKNELLAAIGDLVDSKA; the protein is encoded by the coding sequence ATGCCATCGCCGTCGACTACATGGGAGAAACGAAGCTACAACGTGCTGAAGATCAAACAATGTGAGTTTGTTGGGTCATTCTTCGCTCTGGACAAAATCCCCCGCGACCGACGACCTCAGATTGCCTTTGCCGGTCGATCCAATGTCGGCAAGTCTACTCTTTTGAACCATCTGGTAGGACAGCGCAAGATGGCCAAAGTGTCGAACACGCCCGGCAAGACCCGCTCGTTGAATTTCTTTTTGATAAACGATCGATTCAATTTTGTCGACCTGCCCGGCTACGGCTACGCTAAGGTATCCAAGACAGAGCGCGCAAGCTGGGCCAGGCTGATTGAAGGCTATCTCAAAACCAGCAAGCAGTTGAGCGGACTGGTGTTTTTGTTGGATTGCCGACGCGACCCCAGCGAGGATGACTTTCAGATGCTCGATTGGCTGGCCGACAATCAGTTGCCGTCAATCGTGGTCGTTACCAAGACCGACAAACTCAATCGCGACAAAACCCGACGCAAACTCGAACAGGTACAGGCCCAACTCGGCCTGCCCACTATTGGGTTTTCGTCGCTGGCCCGTGTTGGAAAAAACGAATTGCTGGCTGCCATAGGTGATTTGGTGGACAGCAAAGCATAG
- a CDS encoding adenylosuccinate synthase yields the protein MAKNRIVLGCQWGDEGKGKIVDLLAAQADIIARFQGGANAGHTIVVEDRKFKFHLLPSGILHPGKQCVIGNGVVLDPFGLKEELDVLVEKGISYHDRLWISPAANLVLPYHKLIDAIQENNRGTGHLGTTKRGIGPAYVDKVARHGIRLVDLFAPERLKKRLEYQRVIKQQFLTGSTDERADLDRTYNELLKLSSLFEPLVVDVSRVIDDAIKAGKKVLYEGAQGSLLDVDLGTYPFATSSNTTIGGALTGLGIGPRAIDEVIGVVKAYTTRVGSGPFPTELVDDMGERLRSQGAEFGTTTGRPRRCGWLDLVGLRHVVRINGVNSIAVTKLDVLDGLKELKVCHAYELDSETITEVPLDLARLNEVKPVYTKLPGWTEDTTGVTSFDDLPPNAKSYLNHIAADLKVDICVVSTGAKRQETILV from the coding sequence ATGGCCAAAAATCGAATTGTGCTCGGCTGCCAATGGGGCGATGAAGGAAAAGGGAAAATTGTCGACTTGCTGGCGGCTCAAGCCGACATTATCGCACGATTTCAGGGCGGCGCCAACGCCGGACACACCATCGTCGTCGAAGATCGCAAATTCAAATTCCACCTGCTCCCCTCGGGTATCCTGCACCCGGGAAAGCAGTGCGTTATCGGCAACGGCGTGGTGCTTGATCCTTTCGGTCTGAAAGAGGAATTGGACGTTTTGGTCGAGAAGGGGATCAGCTACCATGACCGTCTGTGGATCTCACCGGCGGCCAACTTGGTGCTGCCTTACCACAAATTGATCGACGCTATACAGGAAAACAACCGGGGAACCGGCCACCTGGGAACCACCAAACGAGGTATCGGCCCCGCTTATGTCGACAAGGTGGCGCGCCACGGCATCCGCCTGGTCGACCTTTTCGCGCCTGAGCGTCTCAAAAAACGGCTGGAATACCAACGGGTCATAAAGCAGCAGTTTTTGACCGGCTCCACCGACGAACGGGCCGATCTCGATCGCACCTACAACGAACTGCTCAAACTTTCGAGCCTGTTCGAACCGCTGGTGGTTGATGTCTCTCGGGTGATCGACGATGCTATCAAGGCCGGCAAGAAGGTTCTTTACGAAGGGGCGCAGGGGAGTCTTTTGGATGTCGACCTCGGCACCTATCCCTTCGCTACTTCCTCCAACACGACAATCGGCGGCGCCCTGACCGGTCTGGGCATCGGTCCCAGGGCCATCGACGAAGTAATCGGCGTCGTCAAAGCATACACCACGCGGGTGGGGTCGGGACCCTTTCCCACCGAACTGGTCGATGACATGGGTGAACGGCTGCGCAGTCAAGGGGCGGAATTCGGCACCACTACCGGGCGGCCAAGACGTTGCGGATGGCTCGATCTGGTGGGATTGCGTCATGTCGTGCGGATCAATGGTGTCAATTCAATTGCCGTGACCAAACTCGATGTCCTGGATGGACTGAAAGAGTTGAAAGTCTGTCACGCCTATGAACTGGACTCAGAGACTATCACCGAGGTCCCGCTGGATCTCGCCCGACTCAACGAAGTCAAACCGGTCTACACCAAACTGCCCGGATGGACCGAAGACACTACCGGCGTTACTTCATTTGACGACTTGCCGCCGAATGCCAAGTCGTACCTAAACCATATTGCCGCCGATCTCAAAGTCGACATCTGTGTTGTCTCAACCGGCGCCAAACGACAAGAGACTATTTTGGTATAA
- a CDS encoding FKBP-type peptidyl-prolyl cis-trans isomerase, translated as MKYFTLALGLLLFLVGSAVCSDSTEVKTADKKTEVADTEKKSDDKEKKVEIITTESGLKYIDHVVGEGDLAVVGAKIDVHYTGWLRTEKGEKGDKFDSSRDRGTPLSFALGTGRVIKGWDEGIAGMKVGGRRELIIPPDLGYGARGAGNVIPPGATLIFDVELVKVTK; from the coding sequence ATGAAGTACTTTACCCTCGCGCTTGGCCTCCTCCTCTTCTTAGTCGGCAGCGCTGTCTGCTCAGACTCAACCGAGGTCAAAACCGCTGACAAAAAGACCGAGGTGGCCGACACCGAAAAAAAGTCCGACGACAAGGAGAAGAAAGTGGAGATCATCACAACTGAATCCGGACTCAAATATATCGATCATGTCGTTGGCGAAGGAGACCTGGCGGTGGTGGGGGCCAAAATTGATGTCCATTACACCGGTTGGCTCAGGACCGAAAAAGGTGAGAAAGGCGACAAGTTCGACAGTTCCAGAGACCGCGGAACACCACTGTCATTCGCGCTGGGTACCGGACGGGTCATCAAAGGCTGGGATGAAGGGATCGCCGGGATGAAAGTAGGTGGCAGACGCGAGTTGATCATCCCGCCGGATTTGGGCTATGGCGCACGCGGAGCAGGAAATGTCATCCCGCCTGGTGCAACTCTCATTTTCGACGTGGAACTGGTTAAAGTTACCAAATAG
- a CDS encoding acyloxyacyl hydrolase, which yields MDYSHTRMRILSAGRRLSLVALVGIAISSAGPVSAAFDEGDTQPTITIGSVPGNGDNDDVRARELRAGIGHYFRDRLSLCGELSLYRPTGYRDGVSAKTIGLGLSFAVRWHFVRRPSFSFFTDWGVGFMVGSKSFPPGGTKYNATPNFGLGISTEFVLGWRILMGLRQLHMSNGKGLVANNPSFDGLGGFIGLAFRPGYKEPVPKVGADLPFASDGLLFLVDATYKNIDDENSPGGRVSMDFPLLNSANLKGQLAFYSAELADEMIWEGAVHVYRETPGGRLALGYSRMEFNVFTSDFFNFQIEHGLNDISTLDFIASFERKNLADDRVYGGLFITVYPMDALALRSGIAFERQEHEFFSSIDNLNDAGFNFGIQWSPNVLADVGVSLFLNSGIGYDVTTAGLRFQPGGKRSLRERHRQTSFIPIR from the coding sequence ATGGATTATAGCCACACACGCATGCGCATACTGTCGGCAGGACGACGGCTCAGCTTGGTCGCGCTCGTAGGGATAGCTATCTCTTCTGCCGGTCCAGTTTCTGCGGCCTTCGACGAGGGAGATACCCAACCAACGATCACTATCGGCAGCGTTCCGGGTAATGGTGACAACGACGATGTACGAGCCAGGGAACTACGTGCCGGCATCGGTCATTACTTCCGAGATCGTCTCAGTCTGTGTGGCGAACTGTCTCTCTATCGACCGACCGGCTATCGTGACGGTGTCAGCGCCAAAACGATCGGGCTCGGGCTGTCCTTCGCCGTGCGATGGCACTTTGTGCGGCGTCCGAGCTTCAGCTTCTTTACCGATTGGGGTGTCGGGTTCATGGTTGGTTCGAAATCGTTTCCGCCGGGCGGCACCAAATACAACGCCACGCCCAATTTCGGACTGGGCATCAGTACAGAATTCGTTTTGGGATGGCGAATTCTGATGGGTCTTCGCCAATTGCACATGTCAAACGGAAAAGGGTTGGTTGCCAACAACCCCAGTTTCGATGGGCTCGGTGGATTTATTGGATTGGCTTTCAGACCGGGGTACAAAGAGCCGGTCCCGAAGGTTGGTGCCGACCTCCCGTTTGCAAGCGATGGACTACTCTTCTTGGTGGATGCCACCTACAAGAACATCGATGACGAAAACTCCCCCGGCGGCAGAGTGTCCATGGACTTCCCGCTTCTGAACTCAGCCAACCTGAAAGGGCAGTTGGCATTCTACTCAGCAGAACTGGCCGATGAGATGATATGGGAGGGTGCGGTTCACGTTTACCGCGAAACTCCCGGCGGGCGACTGGCGCTCGGGTACTCCCGCATGGAGTTCAACGTGTTCACGAGCGATTTTTTCAACTTCCAGATCGAACATGGCTTGAACGACATAAGCACATTGGACTTCATCGCCAGCTTTGAGCGAAAGAACCTGGCCGATGACCGCGTCTATGGCGGCCTGTTCATCACCGTCTATCCGATGGATGCTCTTGCTCTTCGTAGCGGTATTGCCTTTGAGCGACAGGAGCATGAGTTTTTTAGTTCGATTGACAACCTCAACGACGCCGGATTCAATTTCGGCATCCAATGGTCGCCAAATGTCCTGGCCGATGTCGGCGTGTCGCTCTTTCTCAACTCAGGAATCGGATACGATGTTACAACGGCTGGTCTGAGATTCCAGCCGGGCGGAAAGAGAAGTCTGCGCGAACGACACCGTCAAACCAGCTTCATACCGATTCGATAG
- a CDS encoding CTP synthase yields MAKRTKFIFVTGGVVSALGKGIAASSIGLLLQRRGLKVRNCKLDPYLNVDPGTMNPFQHGEVFVLDDGSETDLDLGHYERFLDQPLAKQNNVTTGQVYHTIITRERRGDYLGATVQVIPHVTEEIKSRIKKLERGSDNQQADVVIAEIGGTVGDIESLPFLEAIRQMGQEEGPANTMFVHVTLVPYIDTAGEFKTKPTQHSVRELRTIGIQPNMLLCRSAKSISESLRQKISLFCSVPPKSVISAEDVPTIYDVPLKFHSQELDDIICDYFGWETREPELDDWKAIVDKIHHPRHRVKIGICGKYVNLKDAYKSIIESFVHAGVHSDAEVDLIWAASEDIKQNGAKKLLHGIDGLLIPGGFGERGVEGKIEAIRYVRERNIPFLGICLGMQCAVIEYARNVCGLDDAHSYEFYRDLKHPVIHLMADQEGVTELGGTMRLGAYPCVLTEGSRAASAYGSSEVSERHRHRYEVNNAYREMLLNSGLLLSGLSPDERLVEIAEIPEHRWFVGVQFHPELKSRPTRPHPLFRDFVKAAVEHHYDVQEKPAGNPVSEDDVSETSIKPN; encoded by the coding sequence ATGGCCAAACGGACGAAGTTCATTTTTGTTACGGGCGGTGTGGTATCCGCGTTGGGTAAGGGAATCGCCGCATCGTCGATCGGACTCCTCTTGCAGCGGCGAGGTCTCAAGGTGCGCAACTGCAAACTTGACCCCTACCTTAACGTCGACCCGGGTACCATGAATCCGTTCCAGCATGGTGAAGTTTTCGTGCTTGATGACGGTAGCGAGACTGATCTCGACCTGGGCCACTACGAACGGTTTCTCGATCAACCGCTGGCCAAACAAAACAACGTCACCACCGGTCAAGTGTATCACACCATTATCACTCGCGAACGCAGAGGCGACTATCTGGGCGCCACTGTCCAGGTGATCCCCCATGTGACCGAGGAGATCAAGAGTCGTATCAAGAAACTGGAACGAGGTAGTGATAACCAACAGGCCGATGTTGTCATTGCCGAGATCGGCGGCACCGTTGGTGATATCGAGTCACTACCGTTTCTTGAGGCCATTCGCCAGATGGGACAGGAAGAGGGACCTGCCAACACTATGTTTGTCCATGTCACGCTGGTACCGTATATCGACACGGCCGGTGAGTTCAAAACCAAACCCACCCAGCATTCGGTACGTGAGCTGCGGACTATCGGTATCCAGCCCAATATGCTTCTGTGTCGCTCAGCCAAGTCGATCTCGGAATCGCTACGGCAAAAGATCAGCCTCTTTTGTTCGGTACCACCAAAGTCGGTAATCTCGGCCGAGGATGTACCCACCATCTATGATGTACCCTTGAAATTTCACTCGCAGGAACTCGATGACATTATCTGTGACTATTTCGGCTGGGAAACCAGGGAGCCTGAGCTTGATGACTGGAAAGCCATTGTGGATAAGATCCATCATCCGCGCCATCGAGTGAAGATAGGTATCTGCGGCAAGTACGTTAACCTTAAGGATGCCTACAAATCGATTATCGAATCATTCGTTCATGCCGGTGTGCACAGCGATGCCGAAGTCGATTTGATTTGGGCGGCCTCGGAAGATATCAAACAAAACGGAGCTAAGAAACTGTTGCACGGTATCGATGGTTTGTTGATACCGGGCGGCTTTGGCGAGCGCGGCGTGGAGGGAAAAATCGAAGCCATCCGCTACGTCCGCGAGAGGAACATTCCTTTTCTCGGCATCTGTCTCGGTATGCAATGTGCAGTCATAGAATATGCCCGCAACGTCTGCGGCCTCGACGATGCCCACAGCTATGAGTTCTATCGGGACCTGAAACATCCGGTCATCCACCTCATGGCCGACCAGGAGGGCGTGACCGAGCTTGGCGGCACCATGCGCCTGGGCGCCTACCCGTGCGTGTTGACGGAAGGTTCCCGCGCTGCCTCAGCCTATGGCTCCTCCGAGGTATCCGAACGCCACCGGCATCGTTATGAAGTCAACAACGCATATCGGGAGATGCTTCTGAATTCGGGTTTGCTGCTGAGTGGTCTGTCGCCGGACGAGCGACTGGTCGAGATTGCCGAGATACCTGAGCATCGATGGTTTGTCGGCGTGCAGTTCCATCCGGAATTAAAGTCTCGACCCACGCGACCGCATCCGTTGTTCCGGGACTTCGTGAAAGCGGCCGTCGAGCATCACTACGATGTGCAAGAGAAACCGGCCGGCAATCCTGTTTCTGAAGACGACGTATCCGAGACCAGTATCAAGCCGAATTAG
- the lon gene encoding endopeptidase La: MKYVHNDETLNIANRLPVIPVRDIIIFPHMMYPLLIGREFTVNALQESMVKDKLVLLLAQHSAEVDAPEADDLYRMGVVARILQVMKMPNGMLKVLVEGIVRALAVDISAGGRFIAANIDIVEATDTTFDRETEALSRSVGEKFAEYVRLNRRIPDEVLVSLASIEDYREQADTVAAHLLHKIETKQKLLEALTARERFVLLAAVLKEEIEILNLEQEIDGSVRESMSRSQREFYLQQQLKAIKEELGQFDDPATDVDDLYTRLETGQYPKRVRAKAEEEIKKLSKMHPFSAESGVVRSYLDWLLGLPWEKFTDDRLDFKEVRSILDGDHFGLEKPKQRILEHLAVMRLAGKVRGPIICLVGPPGVGKTSVGRSIARALDREFVRMSLGGVHDEAEIRGHRRTYIGAMPGRIIQSIKKAKASNPVFLLDEIDKLGSDFRGDPASALLEVLDPEQNCTFTDNYLEVEYDLSDILFITTANTTASIPAALRDRMEIINLPGYLDFEKAAIATGFLIPKLRQQTGLNKIDVTFDDEAVLEIIRHYSREAGVRELERQMASLLRKTAVTLADGKRIRKLNFSKNKVTRLLGSPKYVGTNIKSKATVGYAVGLAWTELGGEVLPVEVVPMKGKAKLTLTGSLGDVMQESATAGLSFIRKHAVGYGLSDNFFDDLELHVHIPEGAVPKDGPSAGVTLLAAMLSSLTGIPVRTDIAMTGEITLTGDVLAVGGLNEKLLAAKRLGIDQIILPDKNRKDVSELPSDLLDGLKLHYVRSVAACLKLVLTEPLTDPTRRKASRPGRLGAR; the protein is encoded by the coding sequence ATGAAGTATGTACATAACGACGAGACACTGAACATTGCCAACCGGCTGCCGGTAATCCCGGTGCGTGATATAATCATTTTCCCACACATGATGTATCCGCTCCTGATCGGTCGCGAATTCACCGTCAACGCCCTGCAAGAATCGATGGTCAAGGACAAGTTGGTGCTTTTGTTGGCCCAGCACTCAGCCGAGGTTGACGCCCCTGAAGCGGACGACCTCTATCGCATGGGGGTGGTGGCCCGCATCCTCCAGGTAATGAAAATGCCCAACGGGATGCTCAAAGTGCTGGTGGAAGGAATAGTGCGCGCTTTGGCGGTCGACATTTCGGCCGGCGGACGGTTCATCGCAGCCAACATCGATATTGTCGAAGCTACCGACACCACCTTTGATCGTGAAACGGAAGCTCTGTCCCGGTCGGTGGGGGAGAAGTTTGCCGAATACGTCAGGCTGAACCGACGCATTCCGGACGAAGTACTGGTTTCGCTGGCCTCAATCGAGGACTATCGCGAGCAGGCCGATACGGTGGCCGCCCATCTGCTGCACAAGATCGAGACCAAGCAAAAACTGTTGGAAGCGCTGACGGCGCGCGAACGATTTGTTCTTTTGGCCGCGGTGCTCAAAGAGGAAATCGAAATACTCAACCTGGAGCAGGAGATCGACGGCAGCGTGCGCGAATCGATGTCGCGCAGCCAACGTGAGTTTTATCTGCAACAGCAACTGAAAGCCATCAAAGAAGAACTTGGTCAGTTCGATGATCCGGCCACCGACGTTGACGATTTGTATACTCGTCTCGAAACCGGTCAGTACCCCAAGCGGGTCCGAGCCAAAGCCGAAGAGGAAATCAAGAAGCTCTCCAAAATGCACCCCTTCTCAGCCGAATCCGGTGTGGTACGATCCTATCTGGATTGGTTGTTGGGTCTACCCTGGGAGAAGTTTACCGATGATCGGCTGGACTTCAAAGAGGTGAGGTCCATACTCGACGGTGACCATTTTGGTTTGGAGAAACCCAAGCAGCGTATCCTTGAGCATCTGGCTGTGATGCGTTTGGCCGGCAAAGTACGCGGGCCCATTATCTGTTTGGTCGGTCCTCCCGGCGTGGGTAAAACTTCGGTGGGCAGGTCCATCGCTCGCGCCCTTGACCGTGAATTCGTGCGCATGTCGCTCGGTGGTGTACATGATGAAGCGGAAATCCGCGGGCATCGGCGAACCTATATCGGCGCTATGCCGGGGCGGATAATTCAATCGATCAAGAAAGCCAAAGCGTCCAACCCGGTTTTCCTTCTCGATGAAATCGACAAGCTCGGCTCAGATTTTCGGGGCGACCCGGCCTCGGCTTTGTTGGAGGTGCTCGACCCGGAGCAGAACTGCACCTTTACCGACAACTACCTTGAGGTTGAGTATGATCTTTCGGATATCCTTTTCATCACCACGGCCAACACGACCGCCTCGATTCCGGCGGCGCTGCGTGACCGCATGGAGATCATTAATTTGCCGGGCTATCTTGATTTTGAAAAGGCGGCAATTGCTACCGGTTTTCTGATTCCCAAACTCAGACAACAGACCGGCCTGAACAAAATCGATGTCACCTTTGATGACGAGGCCGTTTTGGAGATCATCAGGCATTACTCACGCGAGGCAGGAGTGCGTGAGCTGGAACGTCAGATGGCCTCCCTCCTGCGCAAGACGGCGGTCACGCTGGCCGACGGCAAACGGATTCGTAAGCTCAACTTTTCGAAGAACAAAGTGACCCGTCTGCTTGGATCGCCCAAGTATGTCGGGACCAATATAAAATCCAAAGCGACCGTGGGCTATGCTGTCGGGCTGGCCTGGACCGAACTGGGGGGTGAAGTGCTGCCGGTCGAAGTTGTGCCGATGAAGGGCAAGGCCAAACTGACCTTGACCGGTTCTTTGGGTGATGTCATGCAGGAATCGGCCACGGCCGGGTTGTCGTTCATTAGAAAACATGCCGTCGGGTATGGCTTGAGTGATAATTTCTTCGACGACCTGGAGTTACATGTGCACATTCCCGAAGGCGCCGTACCCAAGGATGGACCCTCGGCCGGCGTGACATTGTTGGCGGCCATGTTGTCCAGCCTTACCGGCATACCGGTCCGGACCGACATTGCCATGACCGGAGAGATTACTCTCACCGGCGACGTGCTGGCCGTTGGCGGCCTCAATGAGAAACTTCTGGCCGCCAAACGACTGGGGATTGACCAGATAATCCTGCCGGATAAGAATCGCAAAGATGTGTCTGAACTGCCGTCCGATCTGCTGGATGGGCTCAAACTGCACTATGTCCGATCGGTGGCAGCCTGTCTGAAATTAGTATTGACCGAGCCACTGACCGACCCGACCCGTCGCAAAGCAAGCAGGCCCGGACGACTGGGCGCCCGGTGA